The nucleotide sequence CCTGGACCCGCGAACTGCGGCGCCTGGCGCTGTACCGGCGGCATGCTCGCCACGGGCGAGACGCCAGAGCCTGCCATCTTCAGCAGTTCCTCGCGGCACTGCTCGACGCTGGCGCCCGAGTCGATCGCCCACTCGCGCAGCGCGATGTGATCGTCGGACTGGAAGCCGGGCAGAATGAACAGCTCGCGGATCGCCGCGATGCGCTGCCGCTCTTCGTTGCGGCCCTCTTCGCGGCCCTTGGCCTGTACGAGACGCACATGTGCCGGGCCAGCGTCGGGCGGCGGCACCTGTGCCGGGTTGCCGGAGTTGCCGGCCTGTTCGTGATCCATGTGTGTCTCCTTCGGGGACAGTGACCGCCCAATACCAACCGTGTGATCTGCCGGGACGGTGACGACAGACACCTCGTGCAGCGTCCAGCGCGTGACGGTGACGTCATCGCTGTCCGCGGATTCTTTCCACTCGTCGACTCGGTAGCCGATGCTGATCCCGAGGGGCATGCCCTCTCGGATCTGTTCCCAGACTTCCGAGCGGGTCGCGTGTTTGCTGAAGCGCAACTGGCCGGTGAGCCGGCCACCTTCGAGTCGGAAGCCCTCGGCGGCGCCGAGCAGTTCGTCCGTGTCGTGACCCCACAGCAGCGGCAGCGCGCCACCACTGACGCGCTCGAGGTTCACCGCGCTCGCCTCGTGGCTCAGGATCTCGTTGCCGAACCAGCGCCGGACGGGCGTCTCGCTCGACATGGACGCCGGAACGGTGCGGGCTTCCTCGTCGGCCGCGCGGATGTCGAGCGCGAGTTCGCGGTAGAACGTCTCGCTCGTCAGCTTTTCGCGCAGCTCGCGCGTCAACGGCTCTTTCACGGCAGCCGCAGCGCGCCAGCGTTCACGAGAAACTGCGCATGTCGACGGCTGCGCGCCTTGTTGGCTGCGACCAGTGTGTCGAGCTTCGCGTTGTGCACGGCGCGCGCCTCTTCGACGGTGGCCGGCTGCTTCTCCGTGATCTCGTTTTCCTTCGCCATGAACGGCTCCTATGCGGCCTCGGCCGCGTTGGGTTGGGGGTCCGCATTGGCGTCGGCTTTGGGTTTCGGCGTTGCCGTTGCGGCTGGTTTCGGGGTGAGCAGATCGCGTAGCGGATCTGCCTTGATCTGTTCGTCAACGACCTGCGGGTCGTACTGGTTTTCGCGGATGACCATGTGGCGCGACTTGAAGCCGACCTCGACAGCCTTGGCCGAGGCTTCGACTTCCTTCATCGGGTCGATCCACGGCATCGCCGGGCCGACGAAGTCGACGGCGAACATGGTGTTGGTGTCGATCTCGCGCATGGACACGAGGCCCGCGGCCATTGCCATGCGGACGAAGCGCTGCCAGATCGGGCGGTAGAACACGCCGTACAGGTATTCGCGCATGAGTTCGTAGCCGACCCACGACTCGACGAGCTCCTGCCGCTGCGCGGAATAGGTGCCGTTGTAGTTGCGGGACACGCCGGAATAGGACGTGCCGGTGCCGCTCGCGATGGCGCGGATCTGACTGTTGCGGAAGTTTTCGAGGTTCGTGTTCGGGCGATCGGTGCCGATCGTCTGCACGTCCTCGCCCGGCAGGAGGTTGTCGAAAATCATGCCGGGGTTCATTTCCATGATCCGGCTGCCGTCCGCGGCGCTCGTCGCGCTGAAGTCGCCGTTACGCTTGATGACGGCGCAGAACGCCGCGGCCACGCGAGCAGCCACGCGCTCCGACTCTTCGTATTCCTTGATGTCCTCGAGGCGCTGCAGGACGGAATGGAACACGGACACGCCGCGCACCTGGCCGAAGCGGCGGGCGAACTTCACGTGCGTGATCACGTCGGCGCTGACGCGCTTCAGTTCCGACTGAACTTGCAGCAGGCTTGTCGGGTTGGCGAGCAGGCCGAGGTCGCCGGGGTGCTCGCGATAAAGCCAGTAGGCAATTGGCTCGCGCCAGTCGGTCAACTCGACGCCGTGCACGATCCGGTTCTGCGTCGGTGTGCTCGCGCGCGACCAGTCGAACGGCAGGTAGTCGGCCTCGATCAGCTCGATCGAGTACGGGACGCGCGAGCGGTGACGGATCGGGGCGCCGGACTCAAGGTGCTGGATCAGGAACTCGCCGTCACGCAGCCACGTTCGGCAGGCCATGGCCTCAATGGACGGCCACGGCAGCGTGCGGGACGCTTCCGGCATGCTCTGCGTCCACTCAGCCCACAGCGCGCGGAGTGTGTCGTTCGTTTTCTTAGCCAGCTTGCCGCCCGGCGCCTTGATCATGGGCTCAATCGCGATGCCGCAGCCGATGATCTTCTTCACGAGGTCGTCGAGCACGCCGACGGCGATGTCGTGGTTCTCGTCGAGGTGACGCGCCCACGAGCGCAGGCTGTAGCGCGCGTGATCCATGACAGCGTTGCCCGAGCGCTGATCGCCGCGCATCGGCCGATGCCGGGACCGCTGGGCCGCGTCGTAGGCTCGCTCGCTGGCCTCGCGCCGCTGACGCAGCGAGACAGCATCCAGTCGGGCGCGCTCGATGGCGGCCTCCCGCTGCGCCAGCGTCAGGGGTGAACGAAAACGGTCGAGCCAGCTCACGAGAAACTGGCCAGGGTGACTTGATTGGTGCCGGCCGAGATGGCCGTGTAGCGCGCGACGACGCGCTCCCAGTGCTGGATGCGCTGCGCTACCGTGCGCGCGTCAACGCGCGTGACGCCGACTTCGGGGAGCTGATACGCCTGCCCCGAGGTGAGCGCCAAGTCGACCGCCAGCCAGGCGTCGAGGTGTGCTTGTGCGGTAGCCAGATCCATGCTGGCTTGCACTGATAGAACACGTTAATTCAGGATTGCAATAATCCCCCTAGCGACTATTCATCCGGGTGTTTAAGGGTCTAGGCGCGGATCAATTCCGGTTGCCGCAGGTAGCCGTACAGGTGCCGCCACTCATACCGGCCGTGCATGTTCGTCGCGTTGAGTGTCGACGTGCTGTTGATCTCGACCGCACAGCCCATGCTTTCGAGGCGGCCGATCCAGTAGCACACGACTGCATTGCCGGCCTCGGACAAGTCCGGCCGGTGCGGCCACGACAGGTCGACACCGGCGAGCATCAGCCGCTTCACGCGAATGAAGCCGGCATAGGCGAGGATGTAGCCGATCGAGATCGTGTGCAGCCAGTTGTGGCAGGACATGCCCCAGTGTTGCAGGACGGCCTTGAGCGGGTACTCAGTGAACGGGATCGAGCCATCGTTCGGGATCGTCGTCTGGCCGATGATGCTGCCCCGGAAGCGGCGCATGCTGTCGCCGTAGGCCGGGTGACGGGTGGCGTAGTCGTAGACGTCGTCCATGATCCAAGCGACGTCCGCCGTCGGCAGGAAGTCGATCCCCTTGTTGATCGTCCACAGCTCGTCCCACCACGGCGTGAAGTCGTGGCGCAGCATGGCCTCGGTCAGCTCGTACTTCGACGGGCCGAGGCCCACCAGCATGACGGTCTCCGGCGCCTTGCCGGTCGGGTGCTGCCAGCGCGCCTGTGTCACGTAGCGGACGTCGGGCGGCGGCGGCAGCGCGCGCCACGTCTCGCCCTTGGGATTCAGCGAGCGGCGGGCGACGACGATCTGCGTCCGGCCCTGAATGTCCCGCGCCGGGGCGGACTCCGGCCCTTCCTGCGCCCACCATTCGACGACCTCCCAGCCGGCGGCATTGAGCAGGCTCTCGAAGTCCTCCGGGGTGTAGTGCCGGTGGTGGAACTTGATCCCGTCGTGCCAGGGGAATACGTGCTCGTTCGGGACGCTGGCGAGCAGGGTGTCAGCGTTCAGGGCGCGCAGGAACGGCAGCGGGTCCGGCATGTGTTCGATCATTTCAAAGGCGACGGCCACGGCGGACTCCGAGCGCCGCGCCGCCTCGATCGCGTCGTCCAGCACAAAGCCGGCGCCCGCGCTCGCGTAGTGCTGGCGCGCGTAGTTGATCGCCGGCTGGTCGCAGTCCACCCCGATTGCGACAGTCGCCACTTCGGCAAGCAGGCGCGTCCCATACCCTACACCGCATCCGTAGTCCGTCACGGTGCGATTCCGCACGTACTGCCGCGCCCACTCGTACCGGGCGACGTGATCGCGGCGGATGCCGTCGAGAGTTGGCGCGACTTGGCGCTCGTCTGAGTCTGGCAGCATGCTCATCTCCGGTAATTGCCGAACCACGACTTGACGCCGGGGCGCGGGGCTTCGGGTTGCCGAATGAAGGACGGCGGCCGCGGCGGCTCGGGCTTCGGCTCGGGCGGCTCGGCGTCGGGGTCGATGGTTTCAAGCGCAATGCCGCCGTGTTGCTGGAGGATGCGAACGGCGCACAGCGCGTACACGCGGCAGTCCAGCGCCTCGTTGCGCGGCCGCAGCTTTTCCCATTGCACGTAAGGCCGGCCGTTGCGGTACTTCGTGACAGCCTTTTCGGCGGTGAGCTGCTGGAAGTATTCGGCGTCGTAGGCCGGCGCGTTCGAAAAGTGCATGTAACCGGGGCCGGGCTCGTCGGCCTTCAGCCGACGATAGATCAGCTCCTTCGCCGTGTCCGTGCCGACGTGCGTCAGGTAGACACGCTTCTGGTTCAGCGTGCGCGGGAACATGGCGATCGGCTTGCCGCCCTCCGACGCGCCCTTGATCGGTACCGCCCACCGCACGCCGTGTTTGCGGCTGAAGGCGTAGACCTCGTCCGTGAAGTGGCCGCCCGAGTCGATGCACACGCACCGGCACTCGATCTGCGCACCGTCAATGCGCAGCCATGATGTCGACAATCGGCGCTTCAGTTCGTCCCATAATTCCGCCCGTGCCGGATCGCCGTAAATCCGCCAATAGTCGACGGACCACGACTCTTCGCCTTCCCCCCATGCCACAAGATCCACCTCTACGCGATCGTCCTGCACGTCCACACCGGCGGTAATCACGGAGCCATTCGGGACCGCGGCCTTGTATACCTCGCGGCGTTCGTACACCGCGGTGCCGCTAACCGTCTCCCCCTTCTCGGTCCACGGCTCCCCGAGCACCGTGTTAACAAAAGTCTTCAGTGCTTCGCGGTCAGACTGCGCCGCCATCCATTCTTCCGCAAGCTTGCCCCACGTCGCATTGGGGCTGTAGCTGTAGGCCGCCCACAAGTGAAAGCCGGCGTGCCCGGTGAACGGAGCCGTAGCCCGCCACTCACCGCGCTCCACCATCCAGCGCTTCTGCTGGTGGTCGATGTCGCGCTGGCAGTGCTCGCAGACGTAGTGCGCCTCGTGCGGCCTGCCTTCAGGCCATTTCATCTGCGCCCACTTCAGGTATTGAGGCTGCTCGCAGTGCGGGCACGGCACGAAGTAGCGGCGCTGGTCCGACGCCAGGCACGAGCGCTCGACGCGGGACAGGCCGGAAATCGTCGGCGTGCTGCCGATCGCGATCTTCCGGTTCCAGAACGTGTCGCTGCGCCGGATGCCGAGCGCTATCTGATCGCCTTCCTCGCCGGCCGTCGGCGGGTAGCCGTCGACCTCGTCGAAGAGCACCACGCGGCACGTCAGACGGCGGAACCCGCGCGCGCTGTTGGCGCCGACGAGGTTCAGCGAGCCGCCCGGAAACAGCTTTTTCAAAAT is from Candidatus Flexicrinis affinis and encodes:
- a CDS encoding phage portal protein; the encoded protein is MSWLDRFRSPLTLAQREAAIERARLDAVSLRQRREASERAYDAAQRSRHRPMRGDQRSGNAVMDHARYSLRSWARHLDENHDIAVGVLDDLVKKIIGCGIAIEPMIKAPGGKLAKKTNDTLRALWAEWTQSMPEASRTLPWPSIEAMACRTWLRDGEFLIQHLESGAPIRHRSRVPYSIELIEADYLPFDWSRASTPTQNRIVHGVELTDWREPIAYWLYREHPGDLGLLANPTSLLQVQSELKRVSADVITHVKFARRFGQVRGVSVFHSVLQRLEDIKEYEESERVAARVAAAFCAVIKRNGDFSATSAADGSRIMEMNPGMIFDNLLPGEDVQTIGTDRPNTNLENFRNSQIRAIASGTGTSYSGVSRNYNGTYSAQRQELVESWVGYELMREYLYGVFYRPIWQRFVRMAMAAGLVSMREIDTNTMFAVDFVGPAMPWIDPMKEVEASAKAVEVGFKSRHMVIRENQYDPQVVDEQIKADPLRDLLTPKPAATATPKPKADANADPQPNAAEAA
- a CDS encoding class I SAM-dependent methyltransferase, which gives rise to MLPDSDERQVAPTLDGIRRDHVARYEWARQYVRNRTVTDYGCGVGYGTRLLAEVATVAIGVDCDQPAINYARQHYASAGAGFVLDDAIEAARRSESAVAVAFEMIEHMPDPLPFLRALNADTLLASVPNEHVFPWHDGIKFHHRHYTPEDFESLLNAAGWEVVEWWAQEGPESAPARDIQGRTQIVVARRSLNPKGETWRALPPPPDVRYVTQARWQHPTGKAPETVMLVGLGPSKYELTEAMLRHDFTPWWDELWTINKGIDFLPTADVAWIMDDVYDYATRHPAYGDSMRRFRGSIIGQTTIPNDGSIPFTEYPLKAVLQHWGMSCHNWLHTISIGYILAYAGFIRVKRLMLAGVDLSWPHRPDLSEAGNAVVCYWIGRLESMGCAVEINSTSTLNATNMHGRYEWRHLYGYLRQPELIRA
- a CDS encoding phage terminase large subunit family protein; protein product: MSYHVLTPSVVRKALQTVAPPPDLTLSQWADTYAVLSPESAAEPGRWRTLPYQKGILDAFTDPKIERVTFMKSARVGYTKALNWAVAYHMHQDPCAILLVQPTIDDAQGYSKDEIAPMLRDVPCLQGLVTEGYRDSSNTILKKLFPGGSLNLVGANSARGFRRLTCRVVLFDEVDGYPPTAGEEGDQIALGIRRSDTFWNRKIAIGSTPTISGLSRVERSCLASDQRRYFVPCPHCEQPQYLKWAQMKWPEGRPHEAHYVCEHCQRDIDHQQKRWMVERGEWRATAPFTGHAGFHLWAAYSYSPNATWGKLAEEWMAAQSDREALKTFVNTVLGEPWTEKGETVSGTAVYERREVYKAAVPNGSVITAGVDVQDDRVEVDLVAWGEGEESWSVDYWRIYGDPARAELWDELKRRLSTSWLRIDGAQIECRCVCIDSGGHFTDEVYAFSRKHGVRWAVPIKGASEGGKPIAMFPRTLNQKRVYLTHVGTDTAKELIYRRLKADEPGPGYMHFSNAPAYDAEYFQQLTAEKAVTKYRNGRPYVQWEKLRPRNEALDCRVYALCAVRILQQHGGIALETIDPDAEPPEPKPEPPRPPSFIRQPEAPRPGVKSWFGNYRR